One segment of Salvia splendens isolate huo1 chromosome 20, SspV2, whole genome shotgun sequence DNA contains the following:
- the LOC121781687 gene encoding G-type lectin S-receptor-like serine/threonine-protein kinase At1g11330 yields MAYWRSGRLVDFHDDDLGNVKNFENYYMRPDHDNFNYNLTSGGDYFMYTVIQGGTLESRKATSGWLLDETGNVSTIDKGVSCGSCPRIPAGDGVIVNARAMRIIWGKTMGAAIGLGEIWSGCKIILVPMTRYMFFNSTKSRLILIIYNPIYKYWRSGRLVDYHDDDLGNVKNFENFYISPDPDNFNYNLTSQGDYFMYTVIQVEGRTVDSRKVTSGWLLDEAGNITTIDDRGITLVMASVCYGYNSGDDLYDKGCELWEQPKCLKRRQLVDLRSGYFTHANTTPVERTSDSNASLSLSDCRDACWKWSDCECAGYANYIGRDSGCSYWIGRDLEWVQNSAGSDEKIYVLQSPPKAKAKSYIGIILGVVSAVVLLMLAVVVLIMRNRKVKREEELHELLTMEGYTGSYELDNNGHQLKLFTYSSVISATDNFSSNNKLGEGGFGPVYKGRTGEGQDIAVKLLSRKSGQGLLEFKNELILISELQHVNLVKLVGFCIHKDDKMIIYDYMPNKSLDCFLFGPSGREQLDWEKRFNIIEGTAQGLLYLHKHSRLKIIHRDMKPNNILLDQNMTPKISDFGLARIFKEAASEVNTNRRVGTYGYMAPEYAMQGIFSVKSDVYSYGVLVLEIVSGRRNGSFHEIEGPLSIVEYAWELWRKDSALELMDPMLREESCVLEQLQKCIHIGLLCVENHAVDRPTIEDVLSMLKNETATLPMPKNPSFITRNSVFQQTDKATPQQSSENQVTLSQMQGR; encoded by the exons ATGGCGTACTGGAGGAGTGGACGCCTCGTGGACTTTCACGACGACGATTTGGGGAATGTCAAGAATTTTGAGAATTACTATATGAGGCCTGATCACGACAACTTCAACTATAACTTAACTAGCGGGGGAGACTACTTCATGTACACAGTGATCCAGGGCGGGACGTTGGAGAGCCGAAAGGCGACTTCAGGGTGGTTGCTGGACGAGACAGGGAACGTGTCGACCATCGATAAGGGTGTGAGCTGTGGGAGCTGCCCAA GGATACCTGCTGGAGATGGAGTGATTGTGAATGCGCGGGCTATGCGAATTATATGGGGCAAGACTATGGGTGCAGCTATTGGATTGGGGGAGATTTGGAGTGGCTGCAAGATAATTCTGGTGCCGATGACAAGATATATGTTCTTCAACTCCACCAAAAG tcgcttaatattaattatatataatccGATATACAAGTACTGGAGGAGCGGACGCCTCGTGGATTATCACGACGACGATTTGGGGAATGTTAAGAATTTTGAGAATTTCTATATCAGCCCTGATCCTGACAACTTCAACTATAACTTAACAAGCCAAGGAGACTACTTCATGTATACAGTGATCCAAGTTGAAGGGCGGACGGTGGACAGCCGGAAGGTTACTTCAGGGTGGCTGCTGGACGAGGCGGGGAACATAACGACCATCGATGACAGGGGTATCACCCTGGTTATGGCCAGCGTTTGCTATGGTTACAACTCTGGTGATGATTTATACGACAAAGGGTGTGAGTTGTGGGAGCAGCCAAAGTGCTTGAAACGGCGTCAGTTGGTTGATCTGAGGTCGGGATACTTTACGCATGCCAACACGACACCAGTGGAACGAACATCTGACAGCAATGCAAGCCTTAGTCTGAGTGACTGCAGGGATGCCTGCTGGAAATGGAGTGATTGTGAATGCGCGGGCTATGCGAATTATATAGGACGAGACTCAGGGTGCAGCTATTGGATTGGTAGAGATTTGGAGTGGGTGCAGAATAGTGCAGGTTCCGATGAGAAGATATATGTTCTTCAATCTCCACCAAAAG CAAAAGCGAAATCGTATATAGGAATAATCCTGGGTGTAGTAAGTGCAGTTGTACTGCTTATGTTGGCAGTTGTTGTTTTGATCATGCGAAATCGTAAGG TGAAAAGGGAGGAAGAATTACATGAACTCCTGACAATGGAGGGATACACAGGAAGTTACGAGCTCGATAACAATGGTCACCAACTTAAGCTTTTCACTTACTCATCCGTCATCTCTGCCACAGACAACTTCTCCTCCAACAACAAACTGGGAGAGGGTGGTTTTGGCCCTGTTTATAAG GGTAGAACAGGAGAAGGCCAAGACATAGCAGTGAAGCTTCTTTCGCGAAAGTCGGGACAAGGCTTGCTTGAGTTCAAAAATGAGCTCATACTCATCTCTGAGCTGCAGCATGTCAACCTTGTCAAGCTTGTAGGATTTTGCATTCACAAAGATGACAAAATGATTATATATGACTACATGCCTAACAAAAGTTTGGATTGCTTTCTCTTCG GTCCATCCGGGAGGGAGCAGTTAGATTGGGAGAAACGGTTCAACATCATCGAGGGGACTGCTCAAGGGCTTCTTTATCTTCATAAGCACTCCCGCCTCAAAATCATCCATCGAGACATGAAACCAAACAACATACTACTTGATCAAAACATGACTCCCAAGATCTCTGATTTCGGCCTTGCAAGAATCTTCAAAGAAGCCGCTAGTGAAGTCAACACAAACAGACGCGTTGGGACTTA TGGTTACATGGCCCCTGAGTATGCAATGCAAGGCATATTCTCAGTCAAATCCGACGTGTATAGCTATGGAGTTTTAGTACTAGAGATTGTGAGCGGTAGGAGAAACGGAAGCTTCCATGAGATTGAAGGCCCTTTGAGCATCGTGGAATAC GCATGGGAGCTGTGGAGAAAAGATAGTGCACTCGAACTCATGGATCCGATGTTGAGGGAGGAGTCATGTGTGTTAGAGCAGCTGCAGAAATGCATTCACATTGGGCTTCTGTGTGTTGAAAATCATGCAGTGGATCGACCAACCATTGAAGATGTTTTATCCATGCTCAAAAATGAGACAGCAACCCTGCCAATGCCCAAAAATCCATCATTCATCACAAGAAATAGTGTGTTTCAACAAACTGACAAAGCTACACCGCAGCAGTCATCAGAAAATCAAGTCACACTTTCTCAGATGCAAGGAAGATAG
- the LOC121781971 gene encoding G-type lectin S-receptor-like serine/threonine-protein kinase At1g67520: protein MQSPKLSLASTLLLISLHCLAIQVSSIDTLRQGENLNSTSQLISNNGAFSLRFYTPPNSNSTYLALWFTGRSRLSSPVWIGNRRNPIPTNSNPTLTLGARGQLTITHDGGGAPIDLYAGRSSEVENVTATLTDTGNFLVNSNGPAGLFWHSFDQPSDTLLGGMRLGVERSIKRNWTLTSWAAENDPAPGAYSMEWDSSSRNLVVRRRGAAIWRSGELKYYRDEAGQSRAEFENVGIGRDVFNFNFNFTAEEEEEYVMFTVLPFPGSPAPVLSGWRLESDGDIVDVDRSMFLARPDAAAEQPAPPPDSAAAGLRAWAGFAFAAVVLDLVLFVI from the exons ATGCAATCTCCTAAACTTTCATTAGCATCAACTCTCCTATTAATCTCTCTCCACTGCTTAGCCATCCAAGTCTCCTCCATCGACACTCTCAGACAAGGAGAGAATCTCAACTCAACATCCCAACTCATCTCCAACAATGGTGCCTTCTCCCTCCGCTTCTACACTCCACCAAACTCCAACTCCACCTACTTAGCCCTCTGGTTCACCGGTAGATCCAGGCTTTCTTCCCCCGTCTGGATCGGAAACCGACGAAATCCTATCCCTACCAACTCAAACCCCACCTTAACACTCGGCGCCAGAGGCCAGCTCACCATCACCCACGACGGCGGCGGCGCGCCTATCGATCTCTACGCTGGCCGATCATCCGAGGTGGAAAACGTCACGGCCACACTCACCGATACGGGGAACTTCCTGGTGAACTCGAACGGGCCAGCCGGCCTCTTCTGGCACAGCTTCGACCAGCCTTCCGACACCCTCCTCGGAGGGATGAG gctcgGCGTTGAACGAAGCATCAAGAGGAACTGGACACTGACTTCTTGGGCCGCCGAGAACGATCCGGCCCCGGGAGCTTACTCTATGGAGTGGGATTCGAGCTCGAGGAATTTGGTGGTGAGGAGGCGCGGGGCTGCTATATGGAGGAGCGGCGAGCTGAAATACTACCGCGACGAGGCGGGGCAGTCACGGGCGGAGTTCGAGAATGTGGGTATCGGGCGCGATGTGTTTAACTTTAACTTCAACTTCACtgcagaggaggaggaggagtatGTTATGTTCACGGTGCTGCCGTTTCCCGGGTCGCCGGCGCCGGTTTTGTCGGGCTGGAGGCTGGAGTCCGATGGAGACATAGTTGACGTCGACAGGTCCATGTTTCTCGCGCGGCCTGATGCAGCGGCGGAGCAGCCGGCACCGCCGCCTGATAGTGCGGCGGCGGGGTTACGTGCGTGGGCTGGTTTTGCATTCGCGGCGGTGGTTTTGGACTTGGTGCTGTTTGTAATCTAA